The nucleotide window GTGATCCGCGCCTTCCGCGACCGGCTCCCGACCGAGATTTTCCCCGGCCGTGACGAGGTCCCCAAGACCCTCATCTACGCCAAGGACGACAGTCACGCCGATGAGATCGTCCAGGTCGTCCGCGAGGAGTTCGGCAAGGGGAACGAGTTCTGCCAGAAGATCACCTACCGCACCGGCACCGCACGCATCGTCTCGACCGAGACGGATGAGGACGGCAACGCCATCGAGAGCGTCACCTACAAGTCGAGCGGGGTGAAGGCCGAGCACCTGCTCAGCGACTTCCGCAATCGCTACAACCCCCGGATCGTCGTGACCGTCGACATGATCGCCACCGGCACCGACATCAAGCCGCTGGAGGTCGTCATGTTCATGAGAGCGGTTAAGAGTCGCAACTTCTTCGAGCAGATGAAGGGCCGGGGCGTCCGCGTCATCAAGGACGCCGACTTCCGGGCCGTCACGCCCGATGCGAAGGGAAAGACCCACTTCGTTATCGTCGACTGCGTCGGACAGTGTGAGACGAAGCTGGTGGACACGAAACCCCTGGAGGCGAAGCCCACCGTCGCGTTCGACAAGTTGCTCCAGGCCGTCGGCGGGGGCAGTACCGATCCGGATGTCCTCTCCTCGATCGCCTCGCGCCTCTCCCGGCTCGACAAGACGCTCTCCCCAGCCGACCGCGACGCACTGGCCGACCTCGCCGGGGGGAAGACGATCCGCGACCTCGCCGCCGATCTCGTCGCCACGCTCGACCCAGACCGCCACGCCGACGCCGCTCGACTCGCCCACGACCTCCCGCCCGACGCCGAGCCCTCCCCCGAGCAACTCGCCCAGGCCGCCGAGGCGATCCGGCTGGAGGCCGCCATGCCCCTGATGGCCAACCCGACACTCCGCAAGGCGCTGGCCGAGTCGAAACAACGCTCCGAGCAGACGATCGACGAGGTCAGCATCGACGAGGTCCTGCACGCGGGTTATTCGGCCGACGCGACCGATCGGGCCCGCACGGTGGTCGAGTCGTTCGAGGCGTTCCTCCGCGAGCACCGCGACGAGATCACCGCGCTCCAGGTCCTCTACAGCCGGCCCCACGCCCATCGCCTGCGGTTCGCCGACATCAAGGCGCTGGCCGAGACGATCCAGGCCCCTCCCCGGCGGCTGACGCCCGAGGTCCTCTGGCGGGCCTACGAGGCGCTCGACCGCTCAAAGGTCCGGGGCGCCTCGGCCCCCCGGCTGCTGACCGACATCGTCTCGCTCGTCCGCTTCGCCACGCACCAGGACGACGAGTTGTCCCCCTTCCGCGAGCAGGTCGACGCCCGCTTCGCCGACTGGCTCGCCCGCCAGGAGGCCGCCGGCCGCCGCTTCTCCCCCGAGCAGCGCGAGTGGCTGGCCCTGATCCGCGACCACATCGCCGCCAACCTCGCCATCGAGCCCGACGACTTCGACTACTCCCCCTTCAACCAGAAGGGCGGGCTCGGTAGGGTCTACTCCCTCTTCGGCGACGAGTTCGAGCAGATTATCGACGAGTTGAATGAGGTCCTGGCGGCATGACTGACGAGGATCAACAACCTCTCCCACGAGGATGGGAGTGGGCGTCGCTCACCCAGATTGCCGAGGTCAAGGGCGGGATCACCAAGGGCCAGAAGCGGAAAACGCGAGATGGGCTCCGAGAGGTCCCCTACCTCCGGGTTGCGAACGTACAACGCGGCTTCCTCGACCTTGACGAGGTCAAGACGATCGAGGCGACGGAGGACGAAGT belongs to Tautonia marina and includes:
- a CDS encoding type I restriction endonuclease subunit R gives rise to the protein MPKPEDQARQQIDAKLEAAGWVVQDADELNLFAGRGIAVREFALKHGHGFADYLLYVDRKAAGVVEAKKEGTTLTGVETQATRYSEGLPDALPAHHRPLPFLYQSTGEETRFTNWLDPEPRSREVFTFHRPETHAEWLADWPSTLRKRLKDMPALDEKGLWPAQLRAVQNLEASLAADKPRALIQMATGSGKTFTAVNAIYRLIKHAGARRVLFLVDRANLGRQAENEFRSFDTPDDGRKFDQLYNVNHLQGRRPDPVARVCISTIQRLYSILQGKELPPEADEVSAFETMDDLRREPMPVVYNPNIPIEFFDFIVIDECHRSIYTLWKQVLDYFDAYLIGLTATPSKQTFGFFNKNLVMEYGHDQAVVDGVNVDFNVYKIATKITQGGSVVEAGYQVGRRDRQTRKMRWETLDDDLEYDAKALDRDVVSRDQIRTVIRAFRDRLPTEIFPGRDEVPKTLIYAKDDSHADEIVQVVREEFGKGNEFCQKITYRTGTARIVSTETDEDGNAIESVTYKSSGVKAEHLLSDFRNRYNPRIVVTVDMIATGTDIKPLEVVMFMRAVKSRNFFEQMKGRGVRVIKDADFRAVTPDAKGKTHFVIVDCVGQCETKLVDTKPLEAKPTVAFDKLLQAVGGGSTDPDVLSSIASRLSRLDKTLSPADRDALADLAGGKTIRDLAADLVATLDPDRHADAARLAHDLPPDAEPSPEQLAQAAEAIRLEAAMPLMANPTLRKALAESKQRSEQTIDEVSIDEVLHAGYSADATDRARTVVESFEAFLREHRDEITALQVLYSRPHAHRLRFADIKALAETIQAPPRRLTPEVLWRAYEALDRSKVRGASAPRLLTDIVSLVRFATHQDDELSPFREQVDARFADWLARQEAAGRRFSPEQREWLALIRDHIAANLAIEPDDFDYSPFNQKGGLGRVYSLFGDEFEQIIDELNEVLAA